The following proteins are co-located in the Brevibacillus laterosporus DSM 25 genome:
- a CDS encoding YlmC/YmxH family sporulation protein, translating to MVKISEFQIKEVVNIIDGKRLGQISDLQIDLKAGRVEAIVVPGEGRFFGLFAGSNEHVIPWRNIVKIGKDVVLVRLEEPIRLESKRADEELS from the coding sequence ATGGTGAAAATTTCGGAATTTCAAATCAAAGAGGTCGTCAACATTATAGATGGAAAGCGTTTAGGACAAATTTCTGATTTGCAAATCGACTTAAAAGCAGGGCGTGTCGAAGCGATTGTCGTCCCAGGTGAAGGCCGTTTTTTTGGGTTATTTGCAGGTTCAAATGAGCATGTTATTCCTTGGCGAAATATTGTTAAGATTGGAAAGGATGTTGTATTGGTACGTTTAGAGGAACCAATTAGACTGGAGTCCAAGCGTGCAGATGAGGAGCTTTCTTAA
- the sigG gene encoding RNA polymerase sporulation sigma factor SigG, translating into MSRNKVEICGVDTSKLPVLNNKEMRELFERLQSGEHSAREKLVNGNLRLVLSVIQRFNNRGEYVDDLFQVGCIGLMKAIDNFDLGQNVKFSTYAVPMIIGEIRRYLRDNNPIRVSRSLRDIAYKALQVRDSLTNKHSREPTIMEISSALNVSKEDVVFALDAIQDPVSLFEPIYQDGGDPIFVMDQISDEKNKDIFWVEEIALREGMQRLGDREKMILSMRFYEGKTQMEVAEEIGISQAQVSRLEKAAISHMQKHVQS; encoded by the coding sequence GTGTCACGCAACAAGGTTGAGATTTGTGGAGTAGACACTTCAAAGCTTCCGGTATTAAACAACAAAGAAATGCGGGAGCTCTTTGAACGATTACAGAGCGGTGAGCACTCTGCCAGAGAAAAGTTGGTGAATGGGAACCTACGTCTGGTGTTAAGTGTTATTCAACGGTTTAATAATCGTGGAGAATATGTAGACGATCTGTTTCAGGTGGGTTGTATCGGTTTGATGAAAGCGATTGACAATTTTGATCTTGGGCAGAACGTTAAGTTTTCGACATATGCGGTTCCCATGATCATTGGAGAAATCAGACGATACCTGCGCGATAACAATCCGATTCGCGTCTCACGTTCCTTGCGAGATATTGCTTATAAAGCGTTGCAAGTGCGCGACAGTCTAACGAATAAGCACTCACGTGAGCCCACCATCATGGAAATTTCTAGTGCTTTAAATGTTTCGAAAGAAGATGTTGTGTTTGCTCTCGATGCGATTCAGGACCCCGTTTCTTTATTTGAGCCGATCTATCAGGACGGTGGAGATCCTATCTTTGTAATGGATCAGATTAGCGATGAAAAAAACAAAGATATCTTCTGGGTCGAGGAGATTGCTCTTCGAGAAGGTATGCAACGTCTAGGGGATCGGGAAAAAATGATTCTGTCCATGCGCTTCTATGAAGGGAAGACCCAGATGGAAGTAGCAGAGGAAATCGGGATATCGCAAGCACAGGTCTCTAGGTTGGAAAAAGCGGCGATTTCCCATATGCAAAAGCATGTTCAATCGTAG
- the sigE gene encoding RNA polymerase sporulation sigma factor SigE: MYVKIRLYVQLMWYRILLKIGVKAEEIYYIGGSEALPPPLTREEEEILLTRLPSGDGAVRSMLIERNLRLVVYIARKFENTGINIEDLVSIGTIGLIKAVNTFDPEKNIKLATYASRCIENEILMYLRRNNKIRSEVSFDEPLNIDWDGNELLLSDVLGTENDTIYKNIEDQVDRKLLHKALDKLSDRERVIMELRFGLAGEEEKTQKDVADLLGISQSYISRLEKRIIKRLRKEFNKMV; the protein is encoded by the coding sequence ATGTACGTAAAAATTCGTCTATATGTCCAACTAATGTGGTATCGCATCTTGCTAAAAATTGGAGTGAAAGCAGAAGAAATCTATTACATAGGTGGCAGTGAAGCGCTTCCCCCGCCCCTAACACGCGAAGAAGAAGAAATCTTGCTCACTCGCCTTCCATCCGGTGATGGGGCCGTTCGAAGTATGTTGATTGAACGCAATCTACGTCTTGTTGTCTATATTGCCCGAAAATTCGAAAATACAGGTATTAACATTGAGGATTTAGTTAGTATTGGAACGATTGGTTTAATTAAAGCAGTGAATACTTTTGATCCTGAAAAAAACATCAAGCTGGCTACCTATGCTTCCCGTTGTATCGAGAACGAAATTCTGATGTATTTGCGTCGTAATAATAAGATACGTTCAGAGGTATCATTTGATGAACCATTAAATATTGATTGGGACGGAAATGAGCTACTACTTTCTGATGTATTGGGTACTGAAAATGACACGATTTACAAAAATATTGAGGACCAGGTTGATCGAAAGTTATTGCATAAGGCGCTCGACAAGCTCTCTGACCGAGAGCGCGTGATTATGGAATTACGCTTTGGCTTAGCTGGAGAAGAGGAGAAGACGCAAAAGGATGTAGCTGATCTATTAGGTATCTCACAATCCTACATCTCGCGTTTAGAAAAGCGAATAATTAAACGACTACGAAAAGAATTTAACAAAATGGTGTGA
- the spoIIGA gene encoding sigma-E processing peptidase SpoIIGA yields the protein MVVYLDIILLLNFVIDALLLWFTAFFRKERIVWWRLLLASAVGSCYVAFYFFPFFSGIYAWFTKLLFSLFILWIAFGFKRLTHFLHHLAIFYFISFVFGGGVYALTLLTTSQNEIIQGIVVTHNDSFGVGTKPTLLIVCLGIVLVFLLSRKSYQSIQEPRKIEAFLVEVEVKISNQMILCRGLVDTGNQLHEPITRIPVMVMECRLFEQVLPLPILEVAREEGEKLQRLEKTMDELPLEWQGQLRLVPFRSVSRGMDFMVAIRPEQVTVIHNGLRLVTERVLIGLNPIALSADGRYESIVHPALIQREEINEVINETEPVQPANKIQVVHTSSLEQEG from the coding sequence ATGGTCGTCTATCTGGATATCATTCTACTCCTGAACTTTGTAATTGATGCCTTATTATTATGGTTTACCGCTTTTTTTCGAAAAGAACGAATTGTTTGGTGGAGATTATTACTTGCATCAGCAGTAGGTAGCTGTTATGTAGCCTTTTACTTTTTTCCATTTTTTTCAGGAATATATGCGTGGTTTACAAAGCTACTTTTCTCTTTATTTATTTTATGGATTGCATTTGGATTTAAGCGACTTACACATTTTTTACATCATCTGGCTATTTTTTATTTTATTTCATTTGTTTTTGGTGGGGGGGTATATGCCCTTACTCTATTGACTACAAGTCAAAATGAAATCATTCAAGGCATAGTGGTCACTCATAACGATAGTTTTGGAGTAGGAACAAAGCCAACGTTACTCATCGTGTGTCTAGGGATTGTACTAGTATTTCTGTTAAGCAGGAAAAGCTATCAGTCAATCCAGGAACCAAGAAAAATAGAAGCATTTTTAGTGGAGGTAGAGGTGAAAATCTCCAATCAAATGATCTTGTGCCGCGGATTGGTAGATACGGGCAACCAATTACATGAACCAATAACGCGTATCCCAGTCATGGTTATGGAGTGTAGATTATTTGAACAGGTTTTGCCATTACCTATTTTAGAAGTAGCTAGAGAGGAGGGAGAAAAGCTTCAGCGACTGGAGAAAACGATGGATGAACTTCCGCTGGAGTGGCAAGGACAATTACGTCTCGTACCGTTTCGGAGTGTTTCTAGAGGAATGGATTTCATGGTAGCCATTCGTCCAGAGCAAGTGACGGTGATACACAATGGGCTACGCCTCGTTACAGAACGTGTATTAATTGGATTAAACCCGATTGCGTTATCAGCAGACGGCAGATATGAATCGATTGTGCATCCTGCATTAATCCAACGAGAAGAAATAAATGAAGTCATCAATGAAACCGAACCAGTTCAACCAGCTAACAAGATACAAGTAGTTCATACATCATCATTAGAACAGGAGGGCTAG
- the ftsZ gene encoding cell division protein FtsZ: MLEFDLDMEQLAQIKVIGCGGGGSNAVNRMIAGGVKGVEFITVNTDAQALHLSNADIKLQIGEKLTRGLGAGANPDVGKKAAEESRELVENALRGSDMVFVTAGMGGGTGTGAAPVIAEIAKELGALTVGVVTRPFSFEGRKRSLQAEAGIAALKEKVDTLIVIPNDRLLEIVDKNTPMLEAFRTADNVLSQGVQGISDLIATPGLINLDFADVKTIMTERGSALMGIGVASGENRAAEAARKAISSPLLETSIDGARGVLMNITGGTSLSLYEVNEAADIVSSAADPEVNMIFGAVINEDLKNEILVTVIATGFADNQRHVPTATRRPQAELQQQATRSTAPQQTSAPSRSREMEEDKSINLSNLDNLDIPAFLRNRRRKK, translated from the coding sequence ATGCTCGAATTTGACTTGGATATGGAACAATTAGCGCAAATCAAGGTTATTGGTTGTGGCGGCGGTGGCAGCAATGCTGTAAACCGAATGATTGCAGGTGGTGTAAAAGGTGTTGAATTCATTACGGTGAATACTGATGCCCAGGCGCTACACCTGTCTAACGCTGATATCAAGCTACAAATCGGGGAAAAGTTGACACGTGGTCTTGGTGCCGGTGCGAACCCTGATGTAGGTAAGAAAGCAGCAGAAGAAAGCCGCGAATTGGTTGAGAATGCACTGCGCGGGTCTGATATGGTATTTGTTACGGCAGGAATGGGTGGAGGTACTGGTACTGGTGCAGCTCCTGTGATTGCTGAAATTGCTAAAGAGTTAGGCGCCCTAACAGTTGGTGTAGTAACAAGACCGTTCTCTTTTGAAGGCCGTAAACGTTCTTTGCAAGCCGAAGCAGGTATTGCCGCTTTAAAAGAAAAAGTAGATACACTCATTGTTATTCCAAATGATCGTCTACTTGAAATCGTTGATAAAAATACACCTATGCTAGAAGCTTTCCGAACAGCTGATAATGTACTAAGTCAAGGTGTACAGGGTATCTCTGATTTGATCGCAACCCCTGGTTTGATTAACCTTGACTTTGCTGATGTCAAAACAATTATGACTGAACGCGGATCTGCTCTTATGGGTATTGGTGTAGCTAGTGGAGAAAATCGTGCAGCAGAAGCCGCTCGTAAAGCAATCTCCAGTCCATTACTAGAAACTTCTATTGATGGAGCTCGTGGTGTATTAATGAACATTACAGGTGGTACTAGCTTGAGCTTGTATGAGGTAAATGAAGCAGCTGATATCGTTTCCTCTGCAGCTGATCCAGAAGTAAATATGATTTTCGGTGCGGTTATTAACGAAGATCTAAAAAATGAAATTCTTGTAACAGTTATTGCAACTGGTTTTGCTGATAACCAACGCCATGTTCCGACGGCAACACGTCGCCCACAGGCTGAACTACAACAACAAGCTACTCGTAGCACAGCACCGCAACAAACATCCGCTCCGTCACGTTCACGTGAAATGGAAGAAGACAAGTCTATTAATCTAAGCAATCTGGATAATCTAGACATCCCGGCATTCTTGCGCAATCGTCGTCGTAAGAAATAA
- the ftsA gene encoding cell division protein FtsA — protein sequence MIGEVNNGNINIIGVGQSHSEGISRGTIVDIDQTVHAIREAVDHAERMVGVTIEDVYVGISGTHIELFETQGVVAVSSEDREIREEDIDRVVQAAKVVALPPDREIIDVVPTEFVVDGLGKIKDPRGMIGVRLEMEGTIVTGSKTVIHNVVRCAQRADLQVAGIFLQPLAASSVALTKDDKNLGVVLVDIGAGSTTIAIFEQGQLVATSTLAIGGDHITNDIALGLRTHTEVAEKMKRKHGCALIDEASDEEKFKVTRIGSEVEKQFTQVDLANIIEPRAAEIFNLIEDEVYRLGFQNEIAGGYVLTGGTVCMPGMLELANEELAAPVRIAIPDYIGVRDPGYTIGVGLIQYASMLTNYKAKKPAPAKAASRPAPSAPKRDSQGNFIEKMKNWFSEFI from the coding sequence ATGATTGGGGAAGTAAATAACGGTAATATCAATATTATTGGTGTAGGCCAATCCCATTCAGAAGGCATTAGCAGAGGAACTATTGTAGATATCGACCAAACCGTGCATGCAATCCGAGAAGCAGTCGATCATGCTGAACGTATGGTAGGGGTAACAATTGAAGACGTTTATGTCGGAATATCTGGCACCCATATAGAGCTATTCGAAACGCAGGGCGTGGTAGCCGTTTCCAGTGAAGACCGCGAGATTCGTGAAGAGGACATTGATCGTGTTGTTCAAGCTGCAAAGGTTGTCGCACTTCCGCCAGATCGTGAAATTATCGATGTCGTACCGACGGAATTTGTTGTTGACGGTTTAGGAAAGATAAAAGATCCTCGGGGAATGATCGGCGTTCGTCTTGAGATGGAGGGTACCATTGTCACAGGATCCAAAACAGTGATCCACAATGTTGTACGATGTGCACAACGAGCTGATTTGCAGGTTGCTGGTATCTTTTTGCAACCATTGGCTGCAAGCTCCGTCGCTTTGACTAAGGACGATAAGAATCTAGGGGTCGTTCTAGTCGATATTGGAGCGGGCTCGACCACCATCGCAATCTTTGAACAGGGTCAATTAGTAGCTACTTCCACGCTCGCAATCGGTGGAGACCATATCACCAATGATATTGCTCTCGGTTTACGCACACATACAGAAGTAGCAGAAAAAATGAAACGAAAACATGGGTGTGCTCTGATTGATGAAGCATCCGATGAAGAAAAATTCAAGGTAACACGTATCGGCAGCGAAGTGGAGAAACAATTCACTCAAGTCGATCTTGCCAATATTATCGAACCACGTGCCGCAGAGATTTTCAATTTGATTGAAGACGAAGTGTATCGTCTTGGGTTCCAGAATGAAATCGCTGGTGGATATGTTTTAACCGGTGGCACGGTTTGCATGCCAGGTATGTTGGAGCTCGCTAATGAAGAGCTTGCAGCACCTGTCCGCATTGCTATACCGGATTATATTGGTGTGCGTGACCCGGGATATACCATCGGTGTGGGCCTCATTCAATATGCCTCGATGCTGACGAATTATAAGGCCAAGAAGCCTGCCCCTGCAAAAGCGGCAAGCCGTCCGGCACCATCAGCACCGAAACGGGATTCTCAAGGGAATTTCATTGAAAAGATGAAGAATTGGTTTAGCGAATTCATTTAA
- a CDS encoding small basic family protein, producing the protein MWLPIVGLIAGVIAGFYLNINVPQEYSSYVSIALLAGLDTIFGGIRSYLERVFNVRVFLSGFFFNTLFAAGLAFLGAFLGIDLYMAAIVAFGVRLFNNLAIIRRILLAKWLNKRDV; encoded by the coding sequence ATGTGGTTGCCGATTGTAGGATTGATTGCAGGAGTAATAGCGGGATTTTATCTAAACATCAATGTACCTCAAGAATATAGTAGCTATGTATCAATTGCATTGTTAGCTGGTTTGGATACAATTTTTGGTGGCATTCGGTCCTATTTGGAACGAGTGTTTAATGTTCGGGTCTTTTTATCTGGGTTCTTTTTCAATACGCTGTTTGCCGCTGGACTAGCTTTTTTAGGAGCTTTTCTCGGCATTGATCTATACATGGCAGCGATTGTTGCATTTGGGGTACGCTTATTTAATAATCTGGCTATTATTCGTCGCATTCTGCTGGCAAAATGGTTAAATAAGCGCGATGTGTAA
- a CDS encoding DUF881 domain-containing protein, which translates to MLENRKITFILTIISAIIGIMLATQIQSTKHPKQADARSVIELRKALLKEQEKSKNLLADISKQGELLAQYEASLSSVETIGVMKEELNRTKKLAGLDVVEGKGIIIRIENMEVPTGNQWEEDAPHESASSLMLDVDLRWLTNELLANGATVIAINNNRLISNSSIRNVGEEIQVDTKTIRLPYEIKALGDPDTLLSSMKLEGVESTFQSMNKIVKMEAQDHLIIPPFTGNKQMRFMKPVKSKGDS; encoded by the coding sequence ATGCTGGAAAACCGTAAAATTACGTTTATATTAACCATTATTAGTGCTATCATAGGAATTATGCTAGCAACCCAAATTCAGAGCACAAAGCATCCTAAACAAGCGGATGCGAGAAGTGTGATTGAACTTCGTAAAGCTCTACTGAAAGAACAAGAAAAAAGTAAGAACCTTTTAGCCGATATATCTAAACAGGGAGAACTTTTAGCTCAATATGAAGCATCTCTAAGTTCTGTAGAGACAATCGGTGTTATGAAAGAAGAATTAAACCGAACCAAAAAATTAGCAGGTCTTGATGTTGTAGAAGGAAAGGGTATTATCATCCGTATTGAGAACATGGAGGTGCCAACTGGCAATCAGTGGGAAGAGGATGCTCCTCACGAATCAGCATCGAGCCTGATGCTGGATGTTGACTTGCGTTGGTTAACCAATGAGCTTTTAGCAAATGGAGCTACTGTGATTGCTATTAATAATAATCGGCTTATTTCTAATAGTTCAATCCGAAATGTAGGCGAAGAAATCCAAGTGGACACAAAAACGATTCGCTTGCCGTATGAAATTAAGGCGCTTGGAGATCCAGATACCTTACTGAGCAGTATGAAGCTAGAAGGTGTTGAAAGCACGTTTCAATCGATGAATAAAATTGTAAAAATGGAAGCACAGGATCATCTTATTATCCCGCCGTTCACAGGGAACAAGCAGATGCGATTCATGAAACCGGTGAAGTCAAAAGGAGATTCATAA
- a CDS encoding DUF881 domain-containing protein, whose protein sequence is MRVRKFHVYLTLVMFSTGFLMANSIELTQLHKKVVQTEKEFQQETKLNERIIAEREKNRALEQQYTETQRKISQVETAMANHQSEAASLLTALDRSRLLAGTVPATGTGLMVTLRDNPSPISTNVVQNIVHEQDIWRVVNELFVAGAEGISVNDQRLVTSSSIRCVGPTVIVNGVKSAAPFVIKAVGDPVTLEGALHLPGGVIDSFDGFIKIETAKKDSIELPAFVGEVKMGTSSSS, encoded by the coding sequence ATGCGAGTTAGGAAATTTCATGTTTATCTTACGCTGGTCATGTTTAGTACCGGATTTCTGATGGCTAACTCCATCGAGCTGACCCAGCTACACAAAAAAGTGGTGCAAACAGAAAAAGAATTTCAGCAGGAAACCAAGCTGAATGAACGTATTATTGCCGAACGGGAAAAGAATCGGGCACTTGAGCAGCAATATACGGAAACTCAGCGTAAAATATCTCAAGTAGAGACAGCTATGGCCAATCATCAATCTGAAGCGGCATCGCTCTTAACAGCTTTAGACCGCTCGCGTCTACTGGCTGGAACGGTACCGGCGACAGGAACTGGTTTAATGGTTACCCTTCGAGATAACCCTAGTCCAATTAGCACTAATGTTGTACAAAATATTGTCCACGAACAAGACATTTGGAGAGTGGTAAATGAGCTATTTGTTGCTGGGGCAGAGGGAATTAGCGTGAATGACCAACGCTTGGTTACCAGCTCCTCGATCCGTTGCGTTGGACCTACTGTTATTGTAAACGGGGTAAAATCAGCAGCGCCTTTTGTAATTAAAGCAGTGGGAGATCCTGTTACTTTAGAAGGAGCGCTTCATTTACCAGGCGGGGTGATTGATTCATTTGACGGATTTATAAAAATTGAAACGGCGAAGAAAGATTCCATAGAACTACCTGCTTTTGTAGGTGAAGTGAAAATGGGAACAAGCTCTTCCTCCTAA
- a CDS encoding cell division protein FtsQ/DivIB has protein sequence MNRYRDDRIPLVKNATPRKKKGNRRLIIILAIFFLLVLGVVFFRSPYSKVTDIQVYGNILYTKEQIIQASTLTNGMQFLNVWDSDVEAGISTLKGIKDISISRDFPGIIRLNIQEYRRTALYVNGQKQPSYLLEDGTILAPPTQVLMMDRPIIQAWASKDPKMLKQLAEALVSLQGGVLHQISDLSLVPTKYDNQQVVLNMRDGNEIRSTLSQLKKKLPWYPSIVQEIPKEQKGIVNLLDVTWFEEYGHHVTNQQQLQQLTNPDGSLTNESGTGTDTSANGSTENRTQDQSSQSPDNNGQNNNSNQKNGQNTDNQQNDIQNNGNDNQNEGSRNTSSTNNNQNQNNNQSQNQNQNQNNNQANSNQNNHPTEETTTSFE, from the coding sequence ATGAATAGGTATAGAGACGACAGAATACCGCTCGTTAAAAATGCTACGCCGCGCAAGAAAAAAGGAAACCGCCGTTTAATTATTATTCTGGCTATCTTTTTCTTACTAGTCTTAGGCGTGGTATTCTTCCGCTCTCCTTACAGTAAGGTAACTGATATTCAAGTCTATGGTAACATTTTATACACCAAGGAGCAGATTATTCAGGCGTCCACTCTTACCAACGGCATGCAGTTTTTAAATGTATGGGATAGCGATGTTGAAGCAGGTATTTCCACATTAAAGGGTATCAAAGATATCTCTATCTCTCGTGATTTCCCTGGTATCATTCGCTTAAATATTCAAGAATACCGCCGAACGGCCTTGTATGTAAATGGACAAAAGCAGCCTAGCTATTTATTGGAGGATGGGACGATCTTAGCTCCTCCAACCCAAGTCCTTATGATGGACAGACCCATTATTCAAGCTTGGGCAAGTAAAGATCCAAAAATGTTAAAGCAGTTGGCTGAAGCTCTTGTTTCACTACAAGGAGGCGTTTTGCACCAAATCTCTGATCTATCGCTAGTACCTACCAAATATGACAATCAGCAAGTGGTGCTAAATATGCGGGATGGGAATGAGATTCGTAGTACTCTCTCGCAATTAAAGAAAAAACTACCCTGGTACCCGTCCATTGTGCAGGAGATTCCTAAGGAGCAAAAAGGAATTGTTAACTTATTAGATGTGACATGGTTTGAGGAATACGGTCATCATGTGACTAACCAACAACAGTTACAACAACTAACAAATCCTGATGGTAGCTTAACGAATGAGTCAGGCACAGGTACAGATACGTCTGCTAATGGAAGCACTGAGAATCGTACGCAGGATCAATCTTCACAATCACCGGACAACAACGGTCAAAATAATAATAGTAACCAAAAGAATGGACAAAATACCGACAATCAACAAAATGACATTCAGAATAATGGAAATGATAACCAGAATGAAGGTAGTCGGAATACCTCGAGCACAAACAATAATCAGAACCAGAACAATAATCAGAGCCAGAACCAGAACCAGAACCAGAACAATAACCAGGCTAATAGTAATCAAAATAACCATCCAACAGAAGAAACAACTACTTCTTTTGAATAA
- the murA gene encoding UDP-N-acetylglucosamine 1-carboxyvinyltransferase has product MEAFAIEGGKPLSGTLRIHGAKNAALPILAATVLAEGQFHIYDVPHLKDIEVMLKILSEIGAKVSHEDHTVMIDTVGINQTQVPEDLMGQMRSSIFLMGPLLARLGEVTISRPGGCAIGERRIDLHLSGLAALGAQYIDAEGYITFRSPALEGTKIFLTFPSVGATENIMMAAVLAKGTTRIYNAAREPEIIDLQNFLNSMGAKVRGAGTDTIEIDGVPRLRAISYRVIPDRIVTGTHLLAVGLSKGHIELSNTIPEHLTALVELVRGSGVEIKTYHDIMEIKNTSRPRAINRIMTSPYPGFPTDLQAQMMVFLSLANGTSLMKETVFEGRFRHVTELERMGASIFVDLGTAFIRGVDRFYGATVEATDLRAGAALVLAGLAAQGTTYVEQTQHIDRGYERIERQLQQLGASISRITI; this is encoded by the coding sequence TTGGAAGCTTTTGCTATCGAAGGTGGAAAACCTCTGTCCGGAACGCTACGGATTCATGGAGCCAAAAATGCTGCTCTGCCGATTCTAGCTGCGACTGTACTCGCTGAAGGGCAGTTTCATATCTACGATGTACCACATTTGAAGGACATAGAAGTAATGCTCAAAATTTTGAGCGAAATTGGAGCGAAAGTAAGTCACGAAGATCATACTGTCATGATTGATACAGTAGGTATCAATCAGACTCAAGTACCTGAAGATCTAATGGGACAAATGCGTTCTTCCATTTTCCTTATGGGCCCACTATTAGCTCGTTTAGGGGAAGTAACAATTTCACGTCCAGGAGGCTGTGCCATCGGGGAGAGAAGAATTGATCTTCATCTTTCAGGCCTAGCTGCTTTAGGTGCCCAATACATTGATGCTGAGGGCTACATTACTTTCCGTTCACCAGCGCTCGAAGGTACTAAAATATTCTTAACGTTTCCAAGTGTAGGTGCAACGGAGAATATTATGATGGCTGCTGTTCTGGCAAAAGGTACGACCCGGATTTATAATGCCGCACGCGAGCCCGAAATCATTGATCTGCAAAATTTCCTAAATTCAATGGGAGCAAAAGTCCGCGGAGCAGGAACGGATACCATAGAGATTGACGGTGTTCCAAGGCTGAGAGCCATCAGTTATCGTGTTATCCCGGACCGGATCGTGACGGGCACGCATCTGTTAGCTGTAGGATTATCAAAAGGTCATATAGAGCTTAGTAATACGATTCCAGAACATTTAACAGCTTTGGTTGAACTGGTACGTGGTAGTGGTGTTGAAATCAAGACATACCATGATATAATGGAAATAAAAAACACTTCTCGTCCACGGGCGATTAATCGCATTATGACGTCTCCCTATCCTGGTTTTCCAACCGATTTGCAAGCACAGATGATGGTGTTTCTATCTCTAGCAAATGGAACCAGCTTGATGAAGGAGACAGTGTTCGAAGGCAGATTCAGGCATGTTACTGAATTAGAGAGAATGGGTGCTTCCATCTTTGTTGACCTAGGAACAGCTTTTATCCGTGGTGTGGATAGGTTTTATGGGGCTACAGTGGAAGCTACAGACTTGCGTGCAGGAGCTGCACTCGTATTGGCTGGTTTAGCTGCCCAAGGCACTACTTATGTTGAACAAACGCAGCATATAGATCGAGGGTACGAACGTATCGAGAGACAACTGCAACAGTTGGGTGCCTCTATCTCTCGTATAACCATATAG
- the murB gene encoding UDP-N-acetylmuramate dehydrogenase, with the protein MRHVAEALEQANVGKVWVEEPLAKHTTWRIGGPADLMIQPTDKEALIRAVQIIHQHEIPWTVIGRGSNLLVRDGGIRGAVFKVAQGLSHCEFQGETVCVGAGYSMVRLAVEAGKQGLTGLEFAGGIPGSVGGAVYMNAGAHGSDLSRILTSAEILFNDGETKIVSKEEMQFSYRTSLLQQRKGIVIEATLQLQTGDRREIATSLAKFKERRLSTQPFNSPCAGSVFRNPPGDHAGRLIEASGLKGFTIGGAQISEMHANFIVNRGGATATDVLTLIEHARATVLKNYNVDLHTEVLVIGEG; encoded by the coding sequence ATGAGGCATGTAGCAGAAGCATTAGAACAAGCAAATGTTGGAAAGGTTTGGGTTGAAGAACCTCTCGCCAAGCATACCACATGGCGAATAGGGGGACCGGCAGACCTGATGATCCAGCCTACAGATAAAGAAGCGCTCATTCGGGCGGTTCAAATTATCCATCAACATGAAATTCCCTGGACTGTTATTGGGCGCGGTTCCAACCTTCTAGTGAGGGATGGAGGGATACGTGGAGCCGTGTTTAAGGTGGCTCAGGGTTTAAGTCACTGCGAGTTTCAGGGAGAAACGGTGTGTGTTGGTGCAGGGTACTCTATGGTACGCTTAGCAGTAGAGGCAGGAAAGCAGGGCTTGACTGGATTAGAATTTGCAGGCGGGATTCCTGGATCTGTTGGAGGAGCTGTCTACATGAATGCCGGGGCGCATGGATCTGATCTTTCACGTATTCTAACAAGTGCCGAAATCCTTTTCAACGATGGAGAGACGAAGATAGTTAGCAAGGAAGAGATGCAGTTTAGCTATCGCACTTCCCTATTGCAACAACGCAAGGGTATAGTTATTGAAGCTACTCTTCAATTGCAGACCGGTGACCGCAGAGAGATTGCAACGTCGCTGGCAAAGTTTAAAGAGCGCCGGCTCAGTACGCAACCTTTCAACTCACCTTGTGCGGGTAGCGTGTTCCGTAATCCGCCTGGAGATCATGCAGGGCGTCTGATTGAAGCGTCAGGGCTAAAAGGCTTTACCATTGGGGGGGCTCAAATATCAGAGATGCATGCTAATTTCATCGTAAATCGAGGAGGAGCCACGGCGACCGACGTCCTCACCTTAATTGAGCATGCTCGTGCTACGGTACTGAAAAATTATAACGTAGATTTGCATACGGAGGTTTTGGTGATCGGCGAGGGGTAA